A stretch of DNA from Arachis hypogaea cultivar Tifrunner chromosome 19, arahy.Tifrunner.gnm2.J5K5, whole genome shotgun sequence:
TTTAGATATATTTAAGAGAATATAAAGTTATACTCATTAATTATTATACTCGTATATTTAgtcatttaataaatttattaatgaaaatatatatatatatatatatatatatatatatatatatatatatatatatatatattgaatgcaTCAAGAGAATCAATCCTGCACCTCATGCACGCAATCACAGCTACGAATTCACATGTAGTGTTATTGAGCAGGTAGACGAAGACTTAGCTAGAACAATTATTGAGGACCTTAACTTTGTAGCTGAAGACTTGGACTTAGCTTTATGTGTACTTTGTAACAAAAAGACCAAAATGGTAGGGTAATACTATGGTGCTGAACAAGAAAATTTTCAGCAAGTGCTGAAAATAGGTGGTACAGTGAAAGTTACGCGTATATAAGTTGTCTTGATGATGCGTGATCAAGAGTGATGGAGGAAAACTCTTAATTAGATCTCATTTAATTTAGTTAATGATAATGATTATATTTGGGCTGTTTTTAAGAATCCAATAAATATTAGATGCTGACacaaaaatgtataacaaaatttaaattttttgctgCTTCTTCTATATCAGTTATTTTAAATAGTCTTCAGATTTTAGATAGCTTCTATTTTCagtcatttttttattcttttataatatttttttgacttattttttatagtaaattttaaattttaaaaatttaaatattaatttttatttttttaacaaattagacAATTTTTTTAAGTATAATAGGCAATgatggatctaaaaatttttaggagtagagacaaaaatatatatactaaaagaaattttattgaacattatttattatatggagatataaaatttaaaaagagttagtgaatatttttattttaaaatactattcattatatattcttaaaaatattttttttatttttaaaatttgaacttaaaatattttaattaaattatagataatttattatcctaactaatttttttataatttaataataaaagactgaattAATTGACACATTAGCACCTAATGATatactaatatttataatttgaaactagaattatatataaatactagaaaaattaaatctgtatataaaaagtatatttatataaaataataaaaacttaatttataatttttttctttctttccttttaaaataattaaatttgttatatatttttttaatttaattttggtataatgttagataaaaaatttgatgcatctgtttaattatgtattgtaattaaaatattttttattattatttctaaaaataaaaaatatattctaaattagtaaattaatcaatttattttaaaattttatatgtaatataggtacatataatagaacaaaagataaaaaaaaataacaaggatgaataaattgagattaaaataaaatatataaagtcataaaaaaataaaaaaattagattaatacataaattataattgtttgaattaaaatttataattaaaaacattaaaaagagaaacaataaaattAGAAGATACATAGAGTTATGGagagctatataaaaaaaaaggataatttgaaatttatattttgaCGAAGAGAATATGACCATTAGATAAGGAATAGAAAAAGAATgttgaaaacataaaaataagaagatggtctaaaggaataaaagaGCGACGGCACAAGAACTAAATTTAATTGGATtaaataatagtcaaaataatagagaaataaaaaaacaaatttaaaacctTGACTAATtggatttaatttatttgtattaggtcacttaaaatttaaaatgagaatatattatgtataattattttttttttttaaaaattaaaaacacaatGGGGCAAATGTCCCTTCATTTTTGTTACTGGTCTGTGCGTCAATagcaattactattatttacttaaaaaataaagaatacaatatttttttgttccaaataataataagagtatAATATTTAATcgtttagtttaaaaaattttaattcatttttgaaaactatctttaaaaatatgttattttaaaatttaatttatccaaaTAATTTATTCTTACAAAAAATTGTTgtggtaaaatttaaaaattttatttttattctagaaacaacaataaatatatatataaaaaacatgtttaaaattattttttaaaaatattaaaaattatttttattactttttgagAATGTTcaaggaaaagatttaatttttatgttctatgaatataaaaaaaatttacaacaaTAATTAATTGTACATAGTCATGTAAAAAATGGATAAGTTTAATTGAATGATtgtaaaagttttaaatttttatttattaaaaagtatataaaatttaaaattttaatatatttctgGTAAGATCTAACAACATGAATACATATAATCAAATTTTGAagatagttttcaaaaataaaataatatttttaaaataaacggttgaatattatatttttattattgtttagaaCAAAAGAGTATTAtactatctatttttttttaagtaaatagaGGTAATTGCTATTGATCTATTGTACTTAAAAAAATGtctaatttgtaaaaaaaaattaaaaattaatatttaatttaaaaaatttaaaaataaataaatttttaaaataaaaaatttgttataaaaataaataaataaataatattataaaaaaacaaaaaaaatgactgAAAATTTAGGCTATCTAAAATTTGAGGACTATCTAAAATGAATGAGTGATACAAGAAGAAGCtgccaaaaatttaaattttgctaTACATTTCTTTGTATCaatatcaaataatatttattggaTCCCAAAAAATGTCATACCAAAATTTGTTAGACTTCCAAAAACAGCTCATCAATATAATCATTTGTTGGGTATATTAGTATGagaagatgacaaaatcttatatttgtgtagtggTTTCAAGGCATGATTAGATCACtttttttagagagatatttgtccccacacttagttgttaTAGGGTTAATGACAATACTCTCCcaggatacaatgaaacctaagaatttcttaattagcaatagtaagaaattctcaactctcttgaacaaagaaaattttttaatagtTGATTAAAATATACACTTAgtacttatctttttaaaatagtgGACAatgacttatttatacatattgcacgtagcaattatgattagttacATATACAAATAgttgtgtcttttctattgctaatagatacaatattttgaacatacacaattcttaaagagttgtgtcactttagccaatagacacaatgttttgaacatataCAATTCTTAAAAGATTATGTCCCTTCAACCAAATGGTACTAAACGGTtagtaaccgtttattaatattaataataatattaataataatataataatattaataatattaattaatcaaatttataaatacccttcatcatcatcattaacgAAACCAAATGACATTTAATTAAGCGTTTTTTTCCATCACTTTATGGCCAGAAATTATCATCTATCATCAAAGTAACCTGCATAAGGAAGGAGGCACGAGCAGCGAGCAGATCTGGGACAAAAGATCCCTTTTGCTATGGGTGAGTGGCACTTATCCTCTTGTAAAAATGTGAAAACCTAGCAGAAAAAAGAGGATAAATAAACAACAAtccaaataaagaaataaaggaagaaggagaagaacatGCAACGGGTGTGGTGGAGGTGACGGTGATAGGATGCTCGTGTCGCTATCGCAGATTCGAATTGCGCACAACACTACGCAGATGAGATAGCTAGAAGATCTGGCAGAACAGAGGAGGAAGCAGAAGAAGCAGAGGAGCTAGCACAACGTAGAAACTTTGGAGAGGTGAAGAGATGATGATGGAAGTTGAAAAGAAGAGAACTGTGTTGTAAGTTGTAACTAGTGAGAGTGAAGAAAATCAGAATAGGAATTGAGATAGAGATCTGAAAAAGAGGGGCATCTAATCGAACcctaaaaaaaaagcaaatagcGGCTTCTCTCAAATCTGTCACGAAAATCGTGGCTAAATTGCAGATAGTGGCTGTTTTTAAAACCGACTCTAATAAAGTGCTACTATCTGCTGTGTGTCTTGTAGTTGTATATAACAAATTTATTATGCAATATATAAGATTACTTAATACATAATAGAATTTGAGTCgagaatctaaaaaaaaaaaaaaatcgacaaAACTACTTATATTCTGAATAAGTGAATCAACCTCACTTAATAcatttttagtttagtttataGGTTCATCATAAGTATTTTATTTACAGTTCTACACTAAATtattctaatatataaattcatCATAAGTATGTATGTTGAGaattaaaattgataaaatcaAAGTGAAATCTTGTAAAATGACACAAGAAATAAACAAAATGGAATTTAATTGTATTTGATTTGTTCACACATATATTTTCCTTTATGCGGGGTTGAATCGTTGATTTTATTGCTTATCTTATATATAACAATTATTGAGGTATCTACGAATATGCTTATCATGTTTTTGATTAATTATTACTGGTGTTCATGTCCAGGCAATGCACAGGGCATCACACGAACTAAATCATTAGTAATAACACATAGAATTATTATGATATTATTGTTAATCGAAAAATATTTTCGACTAGAACAAGATGATTCGAAATTTCGAAGAGATGTTAGAATGGAAGCAGAGGTCAAAAGGTGCATGTGTAAGCATTGATTAAGAGTTATTCGACATGGACTCGATTCAGACGCCTTATTAGATCGACTAGGTCTAGTCAAGCAGGTATTTGAAAGAGAAATCGAATGACTGTTCGAATAGTGAATCGAATGGTTATATAAATAGAGAAGTTGAAAGTTTTCAggcttttttatattaataatcagggtaaaaattaaaattcccAAAATACGCAGGCAGAAAAACGTTACGAAAATACGCATGCCCATGTCTTGGTCGCCGCCCACGAAATGGGTTTCCTCTTCATTTCTGGTGCAGCGCCCTTGAAATGGAAAAAGCAGCAGCAGGTTCCAACTCAATAGCGGCGGCCACAAAATGGTGCAGATCCCATTTAGTGCCTGTCACCTGCGAAATGGGGCACATCTGGGTCGGCGGCCACGAGTTGGGCCCAAATCAACTGCAGCGGACGCGAGTTTAGCCACTTCTGGTGCACGGGCCACGAAATGCGATCGTGGTTTGCCTATATAAACGCTGCTGGATCAGCCACAGAAGAAGCCATTATGTATCCACTCTCTTGCAACTCTCCAACATTCTCTCTCAAGTTCACAAGCTTCTTtctctcttaaaaattttttttggggtATTCAGATTGGGTTGTTTTGTGTATGGCTTCGGAGAacgtgtatttaattatatatcccaatgaAGAAATTTCTCATACAGCAGAAGGTATTACATTCGTTTGCAATGATCCGTTATGGATAATGATTCCACCACATACATCGTTACAAGATCTGAAGAATCTAATTCTGGTTCATACCGGAATGGTTGGAAAAAAAATCACAAAGTTGACCTACAGGATGCCGGTTGCAGTGGCCAACTCGTTTGCATATCAAAAAATGCAGATAAAATCTTATCAGCAGGTGTCAATGATGTTCTCTTATCATCGCAGCATAGGTACCATATATTCGTTGGAGCTTTGTCTGAATATTCAGGATATTGGCGGAAGCTCGTCCAGTTCCAATAATGTGGATGGTGTGAGAAATCTAGAAGTGGCTGATTTTGTACCGGGTCCGGATACAAGTAGGGCCCGTAGTCCAAGCTTCAATGCGTTTGTTGTGCGGGAACATAATGCAAATCTTCGTGAAGCGCGGTCCTCCACTTCAACCTTACATGGGTTCGATAGGCATCCCGATGTTGGCATCTCTGGTAGTTCTGACGAGGATGACATTGAAGAATTCAGTGGTGATGAGGCAGAAGCCGTTCCAGAAACGCAACCTCTGCATGGCGACAACGTTCCTCCAACACCTGTCGAACCGGTAGGTGGAGGTGTATCCTCCAGCACACCTGCACACTACCTATCCCTAAATCTTGGAGCAATGCATTCGAGTAACGCAGAGGACAGACCTAGTAGCTACCCTCTCTCAGGCGAGATGGAGCTCGAGATTGGGTTAAAGTTTTTGAACCGGAAAACAGCGATGCTGGCAGTCAAAAACTACAACATCCGTGGGAGTGCAGAGTATAAGGTCGTTGAGTTAGACCAAAGGAGGTATGTATGTCGATGCAAGCAGTTCGGTGATCAATGTCGTTGGATGGTACGGGTTGCGAAGACAAGGTCTTCCAGATTttgagaaattcgaaaatatgaagggCCTCATAGTTGCTTGGCAAGTTCGATGTGTCAAGACCACGCTCAACTAGATAGCAATGTGATATGCCAGCACATATTCCCCATGGTGCATGCTGATGCGACTATTTGTGTAAAGGTGTTGCAAGGATCGGTAGAGTCAGCGTACGGGTACAAGGTGTCTTACAAGAAGGTTTGGCACGCGAAGCAGAAGGCAATCGCAAGGATCTATGGTGATTGGGACGAGTCGTATGACCAGCTGCGCAGATACTTCAATGCGCTGCAAGCTTTCGTCCCAggtattccttgcaatttacttttgtaCGGTCTTTGCTCTTTGTTGTCCGTTTACTCGTTAACAACTTTGACCAAGTAAACAAATTTTGCAACAGGGACAATTGTTGACCTCCAAACGGTTCCATACTATGTCGGAAACACGCTTGACCGTGAAAGTGTCATGTTTCACCAGGTCTTCTGGTCGTTCTCTTCGTGTGTTCAAGCGTTTAGGCATTGTAAGCCGCTGCTGTCAGTCGACGGAACACACCTGTACGGTAAGTACGCTGGCACCCTTCTCATGGGCATAGCACAGGATGAAAACAACAACATTCTGCCCGTCGCTTTCGCCCTCGTAGAAAGAGAGAACACAGATTCATGGTACTTCTTCCTGACTAATTTGAGGAGACATGTAGCGACTAGGCCAGGAGTTCTTCTTATCTCCGACAGGCATGCTGCAATAAAGGCCGCGTTGGAGCGTGAAGGATGTGGTTGGGATCACAATGCTTACTGTGTACGACATATTGCCTCGAACTTCGCAACAAGTTTCAAGAGTAAGGAAGCCAAAAGACACCTGGTTAATGCCGCTTATTCGAAGACCCAAGAGCAGGCGCAGTACTATCTTGAGTTAATTAGCAGCGAGGATCCCATAGCATCACCGCAGATGATGAGTTGGATACGAGGGTTAGAGCCACCTAAATGGCTGCAGCACCTTGATGAGGGCCGACGATATGGTCACATGACGACCAATCTTTCTGAGTGTATCAACTCCGTCCTGAAGGGCACTAGAAATCTACCAGTCTGTGCAATTGTCAAGTCTACATACCATCGCCTAAATGAGTTATTCGTCGTGAAGGGTCGGCAAGCACAAGCGCAGATTGCAAGCGGTCAGGTGTTCTCACAGTTCCTGCAGAAAGCCATATTAGCGAACCGTGAGGGAATTTCTCAGATGTTAGTGACGTCGTACGATAGAGCCACAACCGTATTCACAGTCGACGAGATAGCTGCTGCAGGGGTGCAGTCTCGGTTTAGGGTTAACCTTCAGTTTCGTAGATGTGACTGTGGTTACTTCCAGGCGTTACACTACCCATGTGCTCATGCTCTAGCCGCTTGCGCCTATGCGAGACTCGAGTGACAACAGTATGTAAACTTGGTTTATCGCATGGAGAGCGTGTTTCGGGTCTATGAAATGGAATTCCAGCCAATGCCGGATGAGGAGATGTGGCCCCCTTATGAAGGCCCACGTGTCTGTCCCAACCCCCTCCTACGACGCACACTTGAAGGACGTCCGGTGTCTACGAGATTTCAGAATGAGATGGACGAGGTTGAGCCTGGACTCGGTAAGCGGTGTGGCCTTTTCAGGCAACCAGGACATACGAGGCGACATTGTCCCAACGCTACTGCAACCTAGAATGCCACCTGCTTggtttattgtaatttttttgtttttttttttca
This window harbors:
- the LOC112777754 gene encoding uncharacterized protein; this encodes MCQDHAQLDSNVICQHIFPMVHADATICVKVLQGSVESAYGYKVSYKKVWHAKQKAIARIYGDWDESYDQLRRYFNALQAFVPGTIVDLQTVPYYVGNTLDRESVMFHQVFWSFSSCVQAFRHCKPLLSVDGTHLYGKYAGTLLMGIAQDENNNILPVAFALVERENTDSWYFFLTNLRRHVATRPGVLLISDRHAAIKAALEREGCGWDHNAYCVRHIASNFATSFKSKEAKRHLVNAAYSKTQEQAQYYLELISSEDPIASPQMMSWIRGLEPPKWLQHLDEGRRYGHMTTNLSECINSVLKGTRNLPVCAIVKSTYHRLNELFVVKGRQAQAQIASGQVFSQFLQKAILANREGISQMLVTSYDRATTVFTVDEIAAAGVQSRFRVNLQFRRCDCGYFQALHYPCAHALAACAYARLE